One region of Zingiber officinale cultivar Zhangliang chromosome 7B, Zo_v1.1, whole genome shotgun sequence genomic DNA includes:
- the LOC122007182 gene encoding 14-3-3-like protein gives MSPAESSREDNVYLAKLAEQAERYEEMVEFMEKVAKTVDVEELTVEERNLLSVAYKNVIGARRASWRIISSIEQKEESRGNAGHVSSIKDYRGKIETELSKICDAILRFLDSHLIPSSTAAESKVFYLKMKGDYHRYIAEYKTGDEMKEAAESTLQAYKSAQDIALADLAPTHPIRLGLALNFSVFYYEIVNSPDRACSLAKQAFDEAISELDTLSEESYKDSTLIMQLLRDNLTLWTSDITEDAGDEIKDAPKRESEEGH, from the exons ATGTCGCCGGCTGAATCATCCCGCGAGGACAATGTTTACTTGGCCAAACTGGCCGAGCAGGCAGAACGATATGAGGAAATGGTTGAGTTCATGGAGAAGGTCGCGAAGACGGTGGACGTGGAAGAGCTCACAGTGGAGGAGCGCAATCTCCTTTCTGTAGCCTACAAAAATGTCATTGGGGCACGCCGTGCCTCGTGGCGCATCATCTCCTCCATCGAGCAGAAGGAAGAGAGCCGCGGCAATGCGGGGCATGTTTCTTCGATCAAGGACTACCGTGGCAAGATCGAGACTGAGCTCAGCAAGATCTGCGACGCTATTCTGAGATTTCTTGATTCCCATCTCATACCTTCTTCCACTGCTGCAGAGTCCAAGGTGTTTTACTTGAAGATGAAGGGGGATTACCACAG GTACATCGCGGAATATAAGACTGGAGATGAGATGAAGGAGGCTGCAGAGAGTACACTGCAAGCCTACAAATCTGCTCAG GATATTGCCCTGGCTGATCTAGCTCCAACTCATCCTATAAGGCTTGGCCTGGCTCTTAATTTCTCAGTGTTCTACTATGAAATTGTGAACTCTCCCGATCGGGCTTGCAGCCTTGCAAAACAG GCTTTTGATGAGGCTATCTCAGAGTTGGACACTCTCAGTGAAGAATCGTACAAAGATAGCACATTGATCATGCAACTTCTTCGTGACAACTTGACCCTATGGACCTCTGATATCACT GAGGATGCCGGAGATGAGATCAAAGACGCCCCAAAGCGTGAGTCCGAGGAAGGACACTAA
- the LOC122007183 gene encoding 40S ribosomal protein S3-3-like — MATQMSKKRKFVADGVFFAELNEVLTRELAEDGYSGVEVRVTPMRTEIIIRATRTQNVLGEKGRRIRELTSVVQKRFKFPENGVELYAEKVNNRGLCAIAQAESLRYKLLGGLAVRRACYGVLRFVMESGAKGCEVIVSGKLRAQRAKSMKFKDGYMISSGQPVKEYIDSAVRHVLLRQGVLGIKVKIMLDWDPKGKQGPTTPLPDLVTIHPPKDEEEYVRPALLVPADLPVA; from the exons ATGGCGACGCAGATGAGCAAGAAACGGAAG TTTGTAGCGGACGGAGTTTTCTTTGCCGAGTTGAACGAAGTCCTGACGAGGGAGCTCGCGGAGGATGGCTATTCTGGTGTCGAGGTCAGGGTTACTCCCATGCGAACTGAGATCATTATCCGAGCGACGCGCACCCAGAACGTACTTG GTGAAAAGGGGAGAAGAATTAGGGAGCTGACGTCGGTGGTGCAGAAAAGATTCAAATTTCCTGAGAACGGCGTGGAGCTCTATGCGGAGAAGGTGAATAACAGGGGACTCTGTGCCATTGCTCAGGCTGAATCGCTGCGCTATAAGCTTCTCGGTGGCCTCGCTGTTCGAAG GGCCTGTTATGGTGTATTGAGGTTTGTCATGGAGAGTGGTGCAAAAGGATGCGAG GTAATTGTAAGCGGAAAACTTAGGGCTCAGCGAGCTAAGTCTATGAAGTTCAAAGATGGATACATGATTTCTTCTGGTCAGCCAGTTAAGGAATACATTGACTCAGCAGTGAGGCATGTTCTCCTCAGACAG GGTGTTCTTGGAATCAAGGTCAAAATCATGTTGGACTGGGACCCAAAGGGGAAGCAGGGCCCGACCACCCCTCTTCCGGACCTCGTCACCATCCaccctccgaaggacgaagaggAATACGTCAGGCCAGCACTCCTTGTGCCTGCAGACCTTCCTGTCGCATGA